Proteins encoded by one window of Aspergillus chevalieri M1 DNA, chromosome 6, nearly complete sequence:
- a CDS encoding uncharacterized protein (COG:S;~EggNog:ENOG410PS8N;~InterPro:IPR008253;~PFAM:PF01284;~TransMembrane:4 (o18-35i44-62o74-94i120-141o);~go_component: GO:0016020 - membrane [Evidence IEA]) yields the protein MVAISKTILRPFQLITRVLQWCSAVIVMGITSYFIHKGPRGQHIIYQEVISTMSVVFFLPAFLSPFTPKVVSGFVFFIDVIFSYLWLTAFIFAAQDYNWLKCTFFSPPGLACSRKYANEAFIFLAFIFTFFGMLLEILSLWSQREGTPHREKDGHAAPAPAQATSTV from the exons ATGGTGGCCATTTCCAAAACAATTCTTCGTCCTTTCCAGCTCATCACTCGTGTTCTGCAGTGGTGCAGCGCCGTTATTGTGATGGGTATCACGTCCTACTTCATCCACAAGGGGCCTCGTGGGCAGCACATCATCTACCAGGAAGTCATC TCCACCATGTCcgtcgtcttcttcctccccgcCTTCCTCTCGCCTTTTACTCCCAAGGTTGTCTCTGGCTTCGTATTCTTCATCGACGTCATCTTCTCCTACCT CTGGTTAACGGCTTTCATCTTCGCGGCCCAAGACTACAACTGGCTCAAGTGCACCTTCTTCTCCCCTCCCGGCCTGGCCTGCTCCAGGAAGTACGCCAACGAGGCTTTCATTTTCCTCGCTTTCATCTTTACCTTTTTCGGCATGTTGCTTGAGATCTTGTCGCTTTGGTCTCAGCGTGAGGGCACCCCGCACCGGGAGAAGGACGGCCATGCGGCTCCGGCTCCGGCTCAGGCGACTTCGACGGTTTGA